A region of Zeugodacus cucurbitae isolate PBARC_wt_2022May chromosome 5, idZeuCucr1.2, whole genome shotgun sequence DNA encodes the following proteins:
- the LOC105220141 gene encoding histone H4 transcription factor, giving the protein MISARKSKQMLPPVPCQWRECVELFTDDWKLNEHIKSHLEGFVQENNKTFDCPWNDCNFVTTDLTEINRHIYYHGYYTSLIVRGKYECDQNPNIPGCSARQKEADRIPDLKNDFLCEWTDCRRTFVSIVEFQDHIVQHALFEYEIQKSPNDTRPKVNCKWSICSKLLDNKYRLIEHIFTHANKKSLACCHCGEVFRTRTTLFDHLRRQPGNNTHKFQCDQCFKYFATEKLLRSHFLKHVNCYKCSLCNMSCPSSSSLATHIRYRHLKDKPFKCTECEHRCVRKSDLQKHMKHIHSNQVHRCQQSGCNYAVRTYNLLRRHCLEVHGNSPFIYMCHCCDKLFKHSKYLSKHLIKKHDFKLPSGHKRFTYRIDENGFYLLETLRIESLEVTKQILSPHPLEASDVTEDSSCYEIVSMTNQQDQRVIVANDANEARLIGEVVISLPLGNES; this is encoded by the exons atgatttCCGCGAGGAAAAGTAAGCAAATGTTACCTCCAGTTCCGTGTCAGTGGAGAGAATGTGTTGAACTTTTTACCGATGATTGGAAATTAAATGAACATATAAAGAGTCATTTGGAGGGGTTCgttcaagaaaataataaaacatttgatTGCCCTTGGAATGACTGTAACTTTGTTACGACTGATTTAACAGAAATTAACCGGCACATATATTACCATGGTTATTATACTTCACTTATAGTAAGAGGAAAATATGAATGTGACCAAAATCCAAATATTCCTGGTTGCAGTGCGCGGCAAAAAGAAGCAGATAGGATTCCCGATTTAAAGAATGACTTCCTTTGTGAATGGACCGATTGTCGACGAACATTTGTGTCTATAGTGGAATTTCAAGATCATATTGTTCAACATGCTTTATTTGAATATGAGATCCAGAAATCCCCAAATGATACACGACCAAAAGTTAATTGCAAATGGAGCATATGCAGCAAGCTTTTAGACAATAAGTACAGACTAATTGAGCATATTTTTACTCACGCGAATAAAAAATCTCTTGCATGTTGTCATTGCGGTGAAGTTTTTAGGACGAGGACAACTTTATTTGATCATCTAAGAAGACAACCTGGAAACAATA ctCACAAATTCCAATGTGACCAGTGTTTTAAATACTTCGCGACGGAAAAATTATTGCGATCACACTTCTTAAAACACGTAAATTGTTATAAGTGTAGTCTCTGTAATATGTCATGCCCATCTTCAAGTTCATTAGCAACACACATACGTTATCGACACCTGAAGGATAAGCCTTTTAAATGTACTGAATGTGAACATCGTTGTGTACGAAAAAGCGACTTGCAGAAACATATGAAACACATTCATAGCAATCAAGTTCATCGTTGTCAGCAATCTGGATGTAACTATGCTGTGCGTACATACAACTTATTAAGACGA cATTGCTTAGAAGTTCATGGAAATAgtccatttatttatatgtgtcaTTGCTGCGATAAATTATTCaagcatagtaaatatttgtcAAAGCATTTGATCAAGAAACACGATTTCAAACTACCCTCTGGACATAAGCGCTTTACATATCGTATTGATGAAAATGGTTTTTACTTATTGGAAACATTGCGAATTGAGAGCCTAGAagtaacaaaacaaattttgtcACCACACCCCTTAGAAGCATCCGACGTAACGGAAGATAGTAGTTGTTACGAGATAGTATCTATGACTAATCAACAGGATCAGCGTGTAATTGTTGCAAATGATGCAAATGAAGCACGACTAATAGGTGAAGTTGTTATATCATTACCTTTAGGAAATGAGAGTTGA
- the LOC105220139 gene encoding general vesicular transport factor p115 yields the protein MEFLKSGFKTVLGSTEPGHQPSAAETVEKLVDRVVSSTLLDDRRDACRALKALSRKYRIEVGAQGMSALVQILKHDSQDSEIISYALDTLCNITATEEFDEESDNPTVSVNVGEQFTEMFIKVHDHVTLVMGYLEEYDFRVRRSAIQLITSLIANKTRDLQEIILVSPMGVSKLMDLLSDSREVIRNDALLLLIQLTKGNSNIQKIVAFENAFDKIFEIIQNEGCSDGGIVVEDCILLLLNLLKNNSSNQQFFKEGSFIQRLSPMFIIAPETEESGWSPQKVSNIHCMLQVVRALVTPSNQQQVVSSCQKVMSKSNLLDSLCCILMGSGVPADILTETINAVAEIVRGEKENQDKLNMVMAPSNPPRPAIVVLLMSMINEKQILALRCAVLYCFQCYLFRNEESHKAVVQTLLPSSESEVSSHSTGQLLCVGLFSSDPLANWFSAVALMHGLVDSVAQKGELLRVLLASPRGGNPVTLLEQCTNLLQQDSYKLQSKVGLLMLMSMWLAHCPSAVKTFLSTNGTVAYLTAQISANEHDENEYLIQGLCAFLMGICIQFNDNTLPNHKRDDICQLVIKRIGQETFCNKLSEVSRHEAYNRACKQPQIRAKSATDLLLDYEYCKLYKGLEALIGKIVSGFDVDGIELTELTLSSEASALVAQYKGIIRDLDGQINVLQQNSKRLEAKNEELEKKLSKVENLNTQLSDQNTLLKAQLGAVQNGTPTAGDSAAVNALNAAQFQTNLYCAENIRITREYETLRKQLESEVQRANTANDELQKLQKDQEDLLELLTDQENKIIRYEEQLRSAGLPTENDCENNTDGISNQDSTNVNV from the coding sequence ATGGAGTTCCTTAAAAGTGGATTTAAGACAGTGCTTGGAAGTACTGAACCTGGTCATCAACCAAGTGCAGCAGAAACCGTAGAGAAATTGGTTGATCGCGTAGTAAGTTCAACGTTATTAGATGATCGCCGGGATGCTTGTCGGGCGTTGAAGGCGCTATCTAGAAAATATCGTATTGAAGTTGGAGCACAAGGAATGTCAGCTTTAGTCCAGATTCTGAAACATGATAGTCAAGATTCAGAAATAATTAGCTATGCATTAGATACTTTGTGTAATATAACAGCTACTGAAGAGTTCGATGAAGAAAGTGATAACCCAACCGTTTCAGTAAACGTTGGAGAACAATTTACTGAAATGTTTATAAAAGTTCATGATCATGTTACTTTAGTTATGGGTTATTTAGAAGAATATGATTTTCGTGTACGACGTTCGGCAATTCAACTTATTACGTCATTAATAGCGAATAAAACTCGTGATTTACAGGAAATTATTCTAGTAAGTCCTATGGGCGTATCAAAATTAATGGACTTACTTTCTGACAGCCGAGAAGTGATTCGAAATGATGCCTTGCTATTACTAATTCAGTTAACAAAAGGAAACTCAAATATACAAAAGATAGTTGCATTTGAAAACgcatttgataaaattttcgaaattattcaaAACGAAGGATGTTCGGACGGAGGCATTGTTGTTGAAGACTGTATATTACTTTTATTgaacttgttaaaaaataattcaagtaATCAACAATTTTTCAAGGAAGGTTCCTTTATCCAAAGGCTATCACCAATGTTCATTATCGCGCCAGAAACGGAAGAGAGCGGTTGGTCACCGCAGAAGGTTTCGAATATTCATTGCATGTTGCAAGTTGTACGTGCATTAGTCACACCAAGTAATCAACAACAAGTTGTATCATCTTGCCAGAAAGTTATGAGTAAATCCAATCTCCTGGATTCGTTATGCTGCATTTTAATGGGTAGCGGAGTACCAGCGGATATACTAACAGAAACTATAAATGCAGTTGCTGAAATTGTTCGTGGTGAGAAAGAAAACcaagataaattaaatatggTTATGGCACCTAGTAACCCACCTCGACCAGCTATAGTCGTACTTTTAATGTCAATGATAAACGAGAAGCAGATCTTAGCACTTAGATGTGctgtattgtattgttttcaATGCTACCTCTTTAGGAATGAAGAGAGCCATAAAGCTGTGGTGCAAACATTATTACCATCTTCTGAATCTGAAGTGAGTAGTCATTCAACTGGTCAATTGTTATGTGTGGGCCTCTTTTCATCAGATCCACTAGCTAACTGGTTTTCTGCCGTTGCTCTTATGCATGGACTTGTCGATAGTGTTGCACAGAAAGGAGAACTTTTGCGCGTTCTTTTAGCCAGTCCCAGAGGAGGAAATCCTGTTACTTTATTGGAGCAATGTACAAATTTACTTCAGCAAGATAGTTATAAACTGCAAAGTAAAGTTGGTCTTCTGATGTTGATGAGCATGTGGTTGGCACATTGCCCCAGTGCCGTGAAAACTTTCCTCAGTACAAATGGCACAGTGGCATATTTAACCGCGCAAATTAGCGCAAACGAAcatgatgaaaatgaatatttaatacaaGGGTTATGCGCGTTTCTCATGGGGATTTGTATTCAGTTTAATGATAACACACTTCCCAATCATAAACGAGATGATATTTGTCAATTGGTAATTAAACGCATAGGTCAAGAAACCTTTTGTAATAAACTCAGTGAAGTATCAAGGCATGAAGCTTATAATCGTGCTTGCAAACAACCTCAGATTCGAGCAAAGTCAGCCACTGATTTATTATTGGATTATGAATATTGCAAGTTATATAAGGGATTGGAAGCGTTGATAGGTAAAATAGTAAGCGGTTTTGATGTCGATGGTATAGAATTGACGGAATTAACGCTTAGTTCCGAAGCTTCTGCACTTGTAGCGCAATATAAAGGCATTATTCGAGATTTGGATGGCCAAATAAATGTACTGcaacaaaattcaaaacgacTCGAAGCAAAAAATGAGGAATTggaaaaaaaactttcaaaagtaGAAAATCTGAATACACAATTATCTGATCAAAATACATTGTTAAAAGCTCAGTTAGGAGCTGTACAGAACGGTACTCCCACTGCAGGGGATTCTGCAGCGGTTAACGCATTAAATGCAGCGCAATTTCAGACGAATCTATATTGTGCAGAAAACATAAGAATAACACGAGAATATGAAACATTACGCAAGCAACTGGAGAGCGAAGTACAACgcgctaacacagcaaatgatgAACTACAAAAGCTTCAAAAGGATCAAGAAGATCTACTTGAGCTCTTAACCGatcaagaaaataaaatcattcGATATGAGGAGCAACTGCGGTCTGCTGGTTTACCTACTGAAAACGATTGTGAAAATAACACAGATGGTATAAGCAATCAAGATAGCACTAATGTGAACGTATAG
- the LOC105220137 gene encoding bystin: MVKPKKANLVQNKNVALDKQLVQGKVAKRKNKDKFHLRAEESSVLDSKTSKKILDAAKAQQLELNDDNFPSLGGKKPYNHVNIGDIAEEDENKDVTENDFMDNLEIDEEDAKAFERFQNPQEGKRTLKLSDIILEKIQEKQQDIQSKLTDDGSLKIEDIDPRVREMYEGVRDVMKRYRSGKVPKAFKIIPRLRNWEQILFITEPHNWSAAAMFQGTRIFCSVLSHAMAQRFYNLVLLPRIRDDLCEYKKLNMHLYNALKKALFKPAAFMKGIILPLLEAGDCTLREAIIFGSVIARSSIPVLHSSACLLKICEMGYTGANSIFIRYFLDKRYALPYRVIDAAVFHFIRFENDRREMPVLWHQSLLTFAQRYKNDISSEQKEALLNLLRKQSHPKITAEIRRELLASSCRDIEMMECSNETAAMPVEMYTDKDVCYE, translated from the exons atggttaaaccaaaaaaagccaatttagttcaaaataaaaatgtggctTTGGACAAACAATTGGTTCAGGGGAAAGtagcaaaacgaaaaaataaagataagttTCATTTGCGCGCAGAAGAATCTTcg GTGTTGGATagcaaaacaagtaaaaaaatattagatgcaGCAAAAGCGCAACAGTTAGAACTTAACGATGATAACTTCCCTAGCCTCGGAGGGAAAAAACCATATAATCATGTCAACATAG gagACATTGCTGAAGAGGACGAAAACAAAGATGTCACTGAAAATGATTTTATGGACAATTTAGAAATCGACGAAGAAGATGCCAAAGCATTCGAACGATTTCAAAATCCCCAGGAGGGAAAACGAACCTTAAAACTATCTGATATTATATTggaaaaaatacaagaaaaacaacaagaTATTCAGAGCAAGCTCACAGATGATGGATCTCTTAAAATAGAAGATATAGACCCCAG AGTGCGAGAAATGTATGAAGGAGTTCGAGATGTAATGAAGCGGTATCGGAGTGGGAAAGTGCCGAAGgcatttaaaattattccaagGTTGCGAAATTGGGAACAGATTCTATTTATAACGGAACCACATAATTGGAGCGCTGCAGCTATGTTCCAAGGAACTCG TATATTTTGTTCAGTTCTCTCTCATGCAATGGCTCAGCGGTTTTACAATTTGGTTTTGTTGCCGAGGATAAGAGACGATCTATGTGAATATAAAAAACTGAATATGCATTTGTACAACGCTTTGAAGAAAGCGCTTTTCAAACCAGCTGCTTTTATGAAAGGAATAATATTGCCTTTGTTGGAGGCTGGTGATTGCACATTGCGAGAAGCAATTATATTTGGGAGTGTCATCGCTCGTAGTTCGATTCCAGTATTGCATTCGTCAGCATGCTTACTCAAAATTTGTGAAATGGGATACACAGGTGCAAATTCAATATTCATACGCTACTTCCTTGACAAGCGTTATGCCTTACCTTATCGCGTTATCGATGCTGccgtttttcattttattag ATTTGAAAATGATCGACGTGAAATGCCTGTATTGTGGCATCAAAGCTTGTTAACTTTTGCCCAACGTTATAAGAATGATATTTCTTCAGAGCAAAAAGAGGCTTTGCTCAATTTATTAAG GAAGCAATCACACCCAAAGATTACCGCCGAAATTCGAAGAGAACTATTGGCGTCAAGTTGTCGGGATATTGAAATGATGGAATGTAGCAATGAAACAGCTGCAATGCCAGTGGAAATGTACACTGACAAAGATGTGTGCTATGAGTAA
- the LOC105220140 gene encoding protein DENND6B isoform X2: MTDKSTVTNISTDNSDCLRISNEINSCAPIEYCAESRPYFTIHDSEFKEFTREYGKTPPPVILGVTNPFFIKLLKDWPHILRLVDNQMNMQQHQQLQKNIKNSESVTSFNASSIGHLRKGLPNTSSSMVLNSSVTTSDGGLPGLHTKYKPFLKKDKNLIKKVISGVKTKRPDHVQTALLRRNLLELTQSFMIPLERYIASLMPLQKDISPFKSAPNANAFKLEDFLSTIEHSGPHLTSPLKGDWKGLYRRFFNSPNFRGWYNSRHRELQLTLQDLQLQALSVANLEKWAQDKQEVEIIDMILKLKQKMNLYTDNSNNSTTKEQIRAQINCMKDLLPNDLKNVVNI, encoded by the exons ATGACAGACAAATCTACAGTTACAAACATATCAACTGATAACAGTGATTGCTTAaggatttcaaatgaaattaatagttgTG CTCCAATTGAATATTGTGCTGAATCACGaccttactttacaatacatgaTAGTGAGTTCAAAGAATTCACGAGAGAATATGGAAAAACGCCTCCTCCGGTGATATTGGGTGTAACTAATCCATTTTTCATAAAGCTACTGAAGGATTGGCCGCATATATTGCGACTAGTAGATAACCAG atgaaCATGCAGCAACATcagcaattacaaaaaaatattaaaaattcggaATCGGTAACATCATTTAATGCAAGCAGTATAGGACATTTAAGAAAAGGATTACCTAATACAAGCTCTTCTATGGTACTAAATTCGAGTGTAACTACCAGTGACGGTGGGCTACCAGGATTGCACACGAAGTATAAGCCCTTTCTTAAGaaagataaaaatttaataaagaaagtAATATCGGGAGTTAAAACCAAACGACCTGATCATGTGCAAACAGCATTATTGCGACGAAATTTACTGGAGCTTACGCAAAGTTTTATGATTCCTCTGGAACGTTATATAGCTTCCTTAATGCCATTACAAAAAGATATAAGTCCGTTTAAATCTGCACCAAATGCAAACGCCTTTAAATTGGAAGACTTTTTATCCACTATTGAACATTCCGGACCACATTTAACCTCGCCTTTAAAAGGTGATTGGAAGGGGTTATATCGCAGATTTTTCAATTCACCAAACTTTCGCGGATGGTACAATTCAAGACATCGCGAGTTACAATTAACCTTACAAGACTTGCAACTTCAAGCACTTTCGGTAGCAAACCTTGAAAAATGGGCACAGGATAAGCAGGAGGTAGAAATAATAGATATGAtacttaaattaaaacaaaaaatgaatctCTATACCGATAACAGTAACAACAGTACCACAAAAGAGCAAATACGTGCCCAAATCAATTGCATGAAGGATCTTTTAcctaatgatttaaaaaatgtagttaatatttga
- the LOC105220138 gene encoding 40S ribosomal protein S6: protein MKLNVSFPATGCQKLFEVVDEHKLRVFYEKRMGQIVEADVLGDEWKGYHLRIAGGNDKQGFPMKQGVLSHGRVRLLLKKGHSCYRPRRTGERKRKSVRGCIVDANMSVLALVIVKKGEQELAGLTDTTVPRRLGPKRASKIRKLYNLTKDDDVRRFVVRRPLPAKDNKKATSKAPKIQRLVTPVVLQRKRRRTALKKKRQAASKEAAADYAKLLAQRKKESKAKREEAKRRRSASLRESKSSISSDKK from the exons ATGAAG CTTAACGTGTCTTTCCCGGCAACAGGATGCCAAAAGTTATTCGAAGTAGTGGATGAACACAAGCTTCGTGTGTTTTATGAGAAACGTATGGGACAAATTGTTGAAGCTGACGTCCTCGGCGATGAGTGGAAAGGATATCATCTTCGTATCGCCGGTGGTAACGATAAACAAGGTTTCCCCATGAAACAAGGAGTCCTTTCCCatg GTCGTGTACGTCTGCTCTTGAAAAAGGGTCACTCCTGTTACAGACCTCGACGTACTGGTGAAAGAAAGAGAAAATCTGTCCGCGGTTGCATTGTCGACGCAAATATGTCAGTTTTGGCTCTGGTCATTGTTAAAAAAGGTGAACAAGAACTTGCTGGACTCACTGACACAACTGTTCCACGACGACTTGGACCAAAGCGTGCCAGCAAAATCCGCAAACTCTACAATTTAACTAAGGATGATGATGTTCGTCGTTTTGTGGTTCGTCGGCCTTTGCCCGCTAAGGATAATAAAAAAGCCACTTCTAAAGCACCCAAAATTCAACGTTTAGTTACTCCCGTAGTGCTACAAAGAAAACGTAGACGCACTGCCTTGAAGAAGAAACGTCAAGCAGCCTCTAAGGAAGCTGCTGCTGATTATGCTAAATTGTTGGCACAGCGTAAGAAGGAATCAAAGGCTAAGCGCGAGGAAGCCAAGAGACGTCGTTCTGCTTCTTTAAGAGAATCAAAGAGCTCGATTTCGAGtgacaaaaagtaa
- the LOC105220140 gene encoding protein DENND6B isoform X1 encodes MTDKSTVTNISTDNSDCLRISNEINSCGNDINHWSNFSQWIHCMCVITFDLNLGQALEFVYPPQFVPSEIETANICYMAFPDSNSGCMGDTKFHMRLRRMHRESNNEDVKKIFHSYNSDCISALRVDESHYWGFVYFRQKRDANLPRGYFQKSFILVTHLPFCNLFYNIVDQLAPKYFEEGNSVIKEACDQINTIWPAIQAGSSLDLQLFDYIYQINIPTISGKKGGIVGLKNESIKKISLNNFSMKFLSSVNELELFQCLCFTVENLYTLWELVLIAEPIVVVGTSPADCSQMVHSLVSLIAPIEYCAESRPYFTIHDSEFKEFTREYGKTPPPVILGVTNPFFIKLLKDWPHILRLVDNQMNMQQHQQLQKNIKNSESVTSFNASSIGHLRKGLPNTSSSMVLNSSVTTSDGGLPGLHTKYKPFLKKDKNLIKKVISGVKTKRPDHVQTALLRRNLLELTQSFMIPLERYIASLMPLQKDISPFKSAPNANAFKLEDFLSTIEHSGPHLTSPLKGDWKGLYRRFFNSPNFRGWYNSRHRELQLTLQDLQLQALSVANLEKWAQDKQEVEIIDMILKLKQKMNLYTDNSNNSTTKEQIRAQINCMKDLLPNDLKNVVNI; translated from the exons ATGACAGACAAATCTACAGTTACAAACATATCAACTGATAACAGTGATTGCTTAaggatttcaaatgaaattaatagttgTGGTAATGACATTAATCATTGGTCAAACTTTTCACAATGGATCCATTGTATGTGCGTGATAACATTTGACTTGAACTTAGGGCAAGCTCTTGAATTTGTTTATCCTCCTCAATTCGTACCTTCCGAGATAGAAACGGCTAATATATGTTATATGGCATTTCCCGATTCCAACTCGGGGTGTATGGGGGACACAAAATTCCATATGCGTCTTCGACGGATGCACCGAGAAAGTAACAACGaagatgtaaaaaaaatttttcactcATATAACTCGGATTGCATATCTGCTCTACGTGTAGATGAATCACATTACTGGGGATTTGTGTATTTTCGACAGAAGCGTGATGCTAATCTTCCGAGaggatattttcaaaaaagttttattttggtaaCACATCTTCCATTTTGTAaccttttctataatattgtgGATCAATTGGCTCCAAAATACTTTGAAGAAGGTAACTCAGTTATAAAAGAAGCTTGTGATCAAATAAATACCATATGGCCCGCAATACAAGCAGGCAGTTCCTTGGACTTACAACTGTTTGATTACATATATCAAATTAATATACCAACAATAAGTGGGAAAAAAGGCGGTATCGTCGGTCTAAAAAatgaatcgattaaaaaaatctcattgaataatttctcaatgaaatttttaagcTCTGTCAACGAACTAGAACTATTTCAATGTTTGTGTTTCACCGTGGAGAATTTGTATACTTTGTGGGAATTAGTGTTAATTGCTGAACCGATTGTAGTTGTAGGAACGTCACCGGCTGATTGCTCACAAATGGTACATAGTCTTGTTTCATTAATAGCTCCAATTGAATATTGTGCTGAATCACGaccttactttacaatacatgaTAGTGAGTTCAAAGAATTCACGAGAGAATATGGAAAAACGCCTCCTCCGGTGATATTGGGTGTAACTAATCCATTTTTCATAAAGCTACTGAAGGATTGGCCGCATATATTGCGACTAGTAGATAACCAG atgaaCATGCAGCAACATcagcaattacaaaaaaatattaaaaattcggaATCGGTAACATCATTTAATGCAAGCAGTATAGGACATTTAAGAAAAGGATTACCTAATACAAGCTCTTCTATGGTACTAAATTCGAGTGTAACTACCAGTGACGGTGGGCTACCAGGATTGCACACGAAGTATAAGCCCTTTCTTAAGaaagataaaaatttaataaagaaagtAATATCGGGAGTTAAAACCAAACGACCTGATCATGTGCAAACAGCATTATTGCGACGAAATTTACTGGAGCTTACGCAAAGTTTTATGATTCCTCTGGAACGTTATATAGCTTCCTTAATGCCATTACAAAAAGATATAAGTCCGTTTAAATCTGCACCAAATGCAAACGCCTTTAAATTGGAAGACTTTTTATCCACTATTGAACATTCCGGACCACATTTAACCTCGCCTTTAAAAGGTGATTGGAAGGGGTTATATCGCAGATTTTTCAATTCACCAAACTTTCGCGGATGGTACAATTCAAGACATCGCGAGTTACAATTAACCTTACAAGACTTGCAACTTCAAGCACTTTCGGTAGCAAACCTTGAAAAATGGGCACAGGATAAGCAGGAGGTAGAAATAATAGATATGAtacttaaattaaaacaaaaaatgaatctCTATACCGATAACAGTAACAACAGTACCACAAAAGAGCAAATACGTGCCCAAATCAATTGCATGAAGGATCTTTTAcctaatgatttaaaaaatgtagttaatatttga